Proteins from one Chroococcidiopsis sp. CCMEE 29 genomic window:
- a CDS encoding DUF4040 domain-containing protein, which translates to MNDSYIYVITALLPLSAFMLVLQVNPYHALVIQGILGAVAALVFAVLGAADVALTQALMGTLLAITLYAIAVRSSLVMRLGVLKDGSIEADDDPHLGKLMDDLRTIFGKRHMRLELVPYTNTQTLYRALMDKEVHATCARPEHDNQDSVASEDEQQLYHTTTRVRRLYDIMQTELSSPATILTYVNAPDSGEERI; encoded by the coding sequence ATGAATGATAGCTATATCTATGTCATAACCGCCCTGCTGCCATTGTCCGCGTTCATGCTGGTACTTCAGGTCAATCCATACCATGCCCTGGTAATCCAGGGAATACTGGGAGCGGTGGCGGCATTGGTATTTGCGGTTTTGGGGGCAGCGGATGTTGCTTTGACCCAAGCATTGATGGGTACCCTGCTTGCGATTACTCTCTATGCGATCGCGGTGCGTTCATCGCTGGTCATGCGTCTTGGTGTGCTCAAAGACGGGTCGATCGAGGCAGATGACGATCCCCATTTGGGGAAACTGATGGATGACCTACGAACAATTTTTGGCAAACGCCATATGCGTCTTGAGCTAGTCCCGTACACGAATACGCAGACCTTGTACCGAGCGCTGATGGACAAAGAAGTTCATGCCACCTGTGCCAGACCAGAGCACGATAATCAAGACTCCGTAGCGAGTGAGGACGAACAGCAACTCTATCACACCACAACTAGGGTTCGACGCCTCTATGACATCATGCAAACCGAACTTTCATCACCAGCGACAATCCTGACCTATGTAAATGCACCAGACTCAGGGGAGGAACGTATATGA
- a CDS encoding monovalent cation/H(+) antiporter subunit G, with amino-acid sequence MINALSYTCIGLGIVFWFWGTFPLIGNRSVLFKLHSLSVADTLGSMSIIVGLLLKIPSEWPLLILALISLAIWNTVLGYVLAYCSSSGGSHE; translated from the coding sequence ATGATCAATGCGCTTAGTTATACCTGTATAGGTCTAGGAATCGTCTTCTGGTTTTGGGGAACCTTTCCCCTGATCGGCAACCGATCGGTATTATTCAAGCTGCATAGCCTTTCGGTTGCAGATACGCTCGGCTCGATGAGCATCATCGTCGGACTGCTCCTGAAGATACCCAGCGAATGGCCGCTGCTCATCCTTGCCCTTATCTCTTTGGCGATCTGGAATACAGTGCTGGGGTATGTGTTGGCATACTGTTCCAGTAGCGGGGGTAGCCATGAATGA
- a CDS encoding phosphate-starvation-inducible PsiE family protein — MMWRWKKRAITITELSRDESFLKGIHRIENFVSKVLSLALIVVILISLIDLIRLLFQDLMQEPTGFFNKGLIETFGLFLNILIALELLENIAAYLKKHAIQVELVIITSLIAVARKIIIFDFSKATGIDLIGLAIAIFSLSISYWLIRRINAKSHNH; from the coding sequence ATGATGTGGCGATGGAAGAAACGGGCGATAACAATAACAGAATTGAGCAGAGATGAGTCCTTTCTCAAAGGAATTCACAGAATTGAAAACTTTGTTTCAAAAGTTTTATCTTTAGCCTTAATCGTTGTAATTTTAATTTCTCTAATTGATTTAATTCGTTTGCTTTTTCAGGATTTGATGCAAGAGCCAACCGGCTTTTTCAACAAAGGTCTTATCGAAACCTTTGGATTATTTTTGAATATATTGATTGCCCTAGAACTGCTGGAAAATATTGCTGCTTATTTGAAAAAGCACGCGATTCAAGTAGAGCTAGTTATTATCACCTCCTTGATTGCAGTTGCCCGTAAAATTATTATTTTTGATTTTAGTAAAGCAACAGGAATAGATTTGATCGGTTTAGCTATTGCTATTTTTTCACTATCAATTAGCTACTGGTTAATCCGTCGTATAAATGCTAAATCTCACAACCATTAG
- a CDS encoding nitrate ABC transporter ATP-binding protein (This model describes the ATP binding subunits of ATP-binding cassette (ABC) transporters for nitrate transport, or for bicarbonate transport, in bacteria and archaea.), which translates to MFNRTFTYTETTRQPVAVATHRDPFLVIEEVSKVYPTPKGPYPVLEGVNLTVNQGEFICVIGHSGCGKSTLLNMVAGFNQPTSGEVRLGSKPITQPGPDRMVVFQNYALLPWRTAFENIYLAVNAVYPNKSKAEKSAIAREHLAMVGLADAADKKPPQLSGGMKQRVSIARALAIRPKVLILDEPFGALDAITKEELQEELLKIWNDHQCTVLMITHDIDEALFLADRLVMMTNGPAANIGEVMEIPFPRPRDRARIMEDPQYYKLRNYALDFLYNRFAHDDVG; encoded by the coding sequence ATGTTCAACCGCACTTTTACTTATACCGAAACAACTAGACAACCTGTGGCAGTTGCAACCCACCGAGATCCATTCTTGGTGATTGAGGAGGTTTCCAAGGTCTATCCCACGCCGAAAGGTCCTTATCCAGTGCTGGAAGGTGTTAACCTCACCGTAAATCAGGGTGAGTTTATCTGTGTGATTGGTCACTCTGGCTGTGGTAAATCAACACTGCTGAACATGGTTGCTGGTTTTAACCAGCCCACGAGCGGAGAGGTGCGGCTTGGCTCCAAACCGATCACTCAACCAGGTCCAGACCGGATGGTAGTATTTCAGAACTACGCCTTGTTACCTTGGCGGACTGCTTTTGAAAACATCTATCTGGCTGTTAACGCCGTTTACCCCAACAAGTCAAAGGCGGAGAAGTCAGCGATCGCGCGGGAACATCTGGCAATGGTGGGACTTGCTGATGCTGCCGATAAAAAGCCGCCGCAACTCTCCGGTGGGATGAAACAGCGGGTTTCGATTGCGCGCGCCTTGGCAATTCGTCCAAAAGTCTTGATTCTGGATGAACCATTCGGGGCGTTAGATGCAATCACAAAGGAAGAACTACAGGAAGAACTGTTGAAAATCTGGAACGATCATCAATGCACCGTGCTGATGATTACCCACGATATTGACGAAGCGCTTTTTCTAGCAGATCGCTTGGTGATGATGACTAATGGTCCTGCGGCTAACATCGGTGAGGTGATGGAAATTCCGTTCCCGCGTCCGCGCGATCGCGCCCGGATTATGGAAGATCCTCAATACTACAAACTGCGGAACTACGCTTTAGATTTCCTCTACAATCGCTTTGCCCACGACGACGTAGGCTAA
- a CDS encoding Na(+)/H(+) antiporter subunit B: MKWVYIAAGIALYVKFLIIPNPAPDLSLSIVEAVVQDSGVPNAVTGIILRNRLYDTIFEVVVFTIAVMGAHFLLANERPFCTIYQFTDEPSVILARLGATIAALVGIELAIRGHLSPGGGFAAGVAGGTAIGLVAITSSTEWMQAMYKRWNAATWEKVSVLIFIVLAVITLAGIELPHGELGALVSGGVIPLLNILVAVKVALGSWAVILVFIRYRGLL; this comes from the coding sequence ATGAAATGGGTCTACATTGCAGCGGGGATAGCGCTCTACGTCAAATTCCTGATTATTCCCAATCCGGCACCGGACTTATCGCTCTCGATCGTCGAAGCGGTTGTACAAGATAGTGGGGTTCCCAATGCAGTTACGGGTATTATTCTCAGGAATCGGCTCTATGACACTATCTTTGAAGTGGTGGTATTTACAATCGCAGTAATGGGTGCTCATTTTCTGCTGGCGAATGAAAGACCGTTCTGCACGATCTATCAGTTTACAGATGAACCATCAGTTATTTTGGCGCGTCTGGGAGCAACCATTGCCGCTTTGGTGGGTATCGAACTGGCTATTCGGGGGCATCTGAGTCCCGGCGGTGGTTTTGCGGCTGGAGTTGCGGGCGGAACGGCGATCGGACTGGTGGCGATTACCTCATCAACGGAGTGGATGCAGGCGATGTACAAGCGCTGGAACGCCGCTACATGGGAGAAGGTTTCGGTTCTTATTTTCATTGTTTTGGCGGTTATAACTCTGGCTGGAATAGAATTACCGCACGGAGAGTTGGGCGCACTTGTCAGCGGCGGGGTTATCCCCCTACTCAACATCCTGGTCGCAGTAAAAGTCGCGTTGGGGTCGTGGGCGGTTATTTTGGTCTTTATTCGTTATCGGGGATTGTTGTGA
- a CDS encoding cation:proton antiporter subunit C, with the protein MLEACIFATILCGFFGIILKKNLVMKIISMDVMSTGVIAYYVLVASRDGLFTPIVSTVKNGAYSDPVPQAVILTAIVIGFSIQALMLVGVMKLARDNPTLESNEIEKNNTP; encoded by the coding sequence GTGTTAGAAGCATGCATATTCGCAACAATATTGTGCGGATTTTTCGGCATCATCCTTAAAAAGAACCTTGTGATGAAGATCATCTCCATGGATGTCATGAGCACGGGGGTTATCGCCTATTACGTGCTGGTTGCATCGCGAGATGGCTTGTTCACACCCATTGTTTCAACCGTTAAAAATGGCGCTTACTCCGATCCGGTCCCCCAGGCGGTCATATTGACGGCGATTGTGATCGGCTTTTCGATTCAGGCCTTAATGCTGGTCGGTGTCATGAAGCTGGCACGGGATAATCCGACATTGGAAAGCAATGAGATCGAGAAGAACAATACGCCATGA
- a CDS encoding Na+/H+ antiporter subunit E, translated as MIGYLNLILRLTIWFLLTANLSVANIIIGVSVALLLPGSPKAPGALKDWLRALWETLVAIPQAYLEALEMIIRPHNQEDVTMERVKPGRTPGLIFLDIFLITFTPKTVVLKYHEKGWYEVHWVRRRKKA; from the coding sequence ATGATTGGGTATCTGAATCTGATATTGCGACTGACCATTTGGTTTCTGCTTACCGCCAATTTGAGTGTGGCAAATATCATCATCGGCGTCAGCGTCGCACTCCTATTGCCGGGAAGCCCCAAAGCTCCAGGAGCATTAAAGGATTGGCTGCGGGCCCTGTGGGAGACCCTCGTGGCGATTCCGCAGGCATATCTGGAAGCCTTGGAAATGATCATCCGTCCCCATAATCAGGAAGATGTGACGATGGAACGAGTCAAACCCGGACGGACACCTGGACTCATCTTCCTGGATATATTTCTGATCACCTTTACGCCCAAGACCGTTGTTTTGAAGTACCACGAAAAAGGCTGGTACGAAGTCCACTGGGTGCGACGGAGGAAAAAGGCGTGA
- a CDS encoding nitrate ABC transporter ATP-binding protein (This model describes the ATP binding subunits of ATP-binding cassette (ABC) transporters for nitrate transport, or for bicarbonate transport, in bacteria and archaea.), which produces MSVFVAVDQIDKVFPLTGGGSYVALKGIDLQIKKGEFVSLIGHSGCGKSTLLNMVAGLDLPTEGVVTLEGKRITKPGPDRMVVFQNYSLLPWRTVRENVALAVNAAMKDLPTGERRQIVEQHIDLVGLRPHADKPPAMLSGGQKQRVAIARALAIRPKLLLLDEPFGALDALTRGNLQEQLMKICEENQVTAIMVTHDVDEAVLLSDRIVMLTNGPESKIGQILDVDIPRPRKRMEVVEHPSYYSLRSEMIYFLNQQKRIKKLRARKTVAIARHGLEKVNLELGFLPLTACAPLAVAKEKGFFAKHGLDEVTLVRESSWRGITDGITGGYLDAAQMPAGMPVWLTVGGNEGRPVPVVSALTLTRNGNAITLDKRFYDQGVYTLADFKQLLQQSANQRHTLGMVHPSSMHNLLLRYWLAAGGIDPDQDVSLKTIPPAQMVVDLQAGTIDGYCVGEPWNLRAAIEGVGFTIATDLEIWFGHPGKVLGVREDWAAAYPNTHIALVKALLEACQYCADETHTEEVRQILARREYVSTDLDYIQLGDPNSYVCNLEQPMRQYAHHLFYGDGVNRPSRTEHLWMMSQMARWGDIPFPRNWMEILERVCRVSVFSTAARELGLLDMKYHRGPIQLFDGTVFNADDPIAYLNSLKVKRDFSVAEVVIDSRRSTVAA; this is translated from the coding sequence ATGTCTGTTTTTGTTGCTGTCGATCAGATTGATAAGGTGTTTCCGTTAACTGGAGGTGGCAGCTATGTTGCCCTTAAAGGAATTGACCTCCAGATTAAAAAAGGAGAATTTGTCTCCTTAATTGGTCACTCCGGTTGTGGTAAATCAACCCTGTTGAACATGGTTGCAGGTTTAGACTTGCCTACCGAAGGAGTAGTAACGCTGGAAGGAAAACGCATCACTAAACCAGGACCAGACCGGATGGTGGTGTTCCAGAATTATTCGCTGTTGCCTTGGCGGACAGTCAGAGAAAACGTTGCTTTAGCTGTGAACGCAGCGATGAAGGATCTGCCAACTGGTGAGCGTCGCCAAATTGTGGAGCAGCATATCGATCTCGTAGGGTTGCGTCCTCATGCCGACAAACCCCCTGCTATGTTATCAGGTGGACAAAAACAGCGGGTAGCGATCGCTCGTGCCTTAGCCATCCGTCCGAAACTCTTGCTGCTGGATGAACCGTTTGGTGCTTTAGATGCGCTAACACGGGGCAATTTGCAAGAACAGCTAATGAAAATTTGTGAGGAAAACCAAGTTACGGCCATCATGGTGACTCACGATGTCGATGAAGCGGTGCTGCTGTCTGACCGGATTGTGATGCTGACAAATGGACCAGAATCCAAGATCGGGCAAATTCTAGACGTGGATATTCCCAGACCTCGCAAGCGGATGGAGGTGGTAGAACATCCCAGCTACTACAGCTTGCGGAGTGAGATGATCTACTTCCTGAATCAGCAGAAACGGATTAAGAAGCTCAGAGCAAGGAAAACGGTAGCGATCGCTCGTCACGGTCTAGAAAAAGTCAATCTCGAACTTGGCTTCCTGCCCTTGACTGCCTGCGCTCCCCTGGCTGTAGCTAAAGAAAAAGGCTTCTTTGCCAAGCACGGTCTAGATGAAGTTACCCTGGTGCGCGAATCCAGTTGGCGCGGCATCACCGATGGCATCACTGGAGGATACTTAGATGCTGCTCAAATGCCAGCGGGTATGCCAGTCTGGTTAACTGTGGGGGGAAATGAAGGACGACCTGTACCAGTTGTTAGCGCCCTCACCCTCACTCGCAATGGCAATGCCATCACCCTAGATAAACGTTTTTATGACCAAGGGGTATACACCCTAGCAGACTTCAAACAATTGCTCCAGCAGTCTGCGAACCAACGGCATACTCTGGGGATGGTTCATCCTTCCTCAATGCACAATCTGCTACTGCGTTACTGGTTAGCAGCGGGTGGGATTGACCCTGATCAGGATGTCTCCCTCAAAACCATCCCTCCTGCCCAAATGGTGGTTGATCTGCAAGCGGGAACGATTGATGGTTACTGTGTGGGCGAACCCTGGAACCTTCGGGCAGCTATAGAAGGAGTTGGCTTTACCATTGCCACGGATTTAGAAATCTGGTTCGGACACCCAGGGAAAGTTTTAGGGGTACGCGAAGACTGGGCAGCAGCTTATCCCAACACCCACATCGCTTTGGTCAAAGCCTTGCTAGAAGCCTGCCAGTATTGTGCCGATGAAACCCATACCGAAGAGGTACGGCAGATTTTGGCTAGACGTGAGTATGTCAGTACCGACCTGGATTACATCCAACTGGGAGACCCAAACTCCTATGTTTGTAACCTGGAGCAGCCGATGCGGCAATATGCCCATCACTTATTTTATGGGGACGGCGTTAATCGCCCCAGTCGGACTGAGCATCTATGGATGATGTCCCAGATGGCGCGTTGGGGTGATATTCCCTTCCCCCGGAACTGGATGGAAATTCTGGAAAGAGTTTGTCGAGTTAGTGTGTTCAGCACAGCAGCCAGAGAACTAGGCTTGCTGGATATGAAGTATCATCGCGGTCCCATCCAACTGTTCGATGGCACTGTCTTTAATGCGGACGATCCGATCGCTTATCTCAACAGTCTGAAAGTCAAACGTGATTTTTCAGTGGCAGAAGTTGTCATCGACTCACGCCGTTCTACAGTAGCTGCCTAA
- the ntrB gene encoding nitrate ABC transporter permease, protein MTTFTTRRRPNNFGNGWLSRIQKQFPELVPPVIAIAIFLAVWQLFAWTPGATLPGPIQVVQDTWILIFWPFYDRGGIDKGLFWQILASLQRVAISYTLAAIIGIGLGILIGTNKMMSKALDPLFQLLRTVPPLAWVPISLAALRQNEPAALFVIFITAIWPILINTAVGVKQIPQDYNNVAKVLQLTRQEYFFNILIPAALPYIFTGLRIAIGLAWLAIIAAEIVMSGIVGIGFFIWEAYQNNNVSEVILALIYIGIVGLLLDKIMAWIETRIVPEAQK, encoded by the coding sequence ATGACAACATTCACTACCAGACGCCGTCCCAACAATTTTGGCAATGGGTGGTTATCTCGCATACAAAAGCAATTTCCTGAACTTGTACCCCCGGTAATTGCGATCGCCATTTTTCTTGCCGTCTGGCAGTTATTTGCTTGGACTCCGGGAGCTACCTTACCAGGACCAATCCAGGTTGTTCAAGACACTTGGATACTAATTTTTTGGCCCTTTTATGACCGGGGCGGTATAGACAAGGGTTTATTTTGGCAGATTCTCGCTAGTTTACAGCGGGTAGCTATAAGTTACACCCTAGCAGCCATTATTGGTATTGGCTTGGGCATCTTGATTGGTACGAATAAAATGATGTCCAAGGCATTAGATCCGCTCTTCCAATTATTGCGAACTGTACCGCCTTTGGCTTGGGTTCCTATTTCTTTAGCAGCCTTGCGACAAAATGAACCAGCCGCCCTTTTCGTGATTTTTATTACTGCAATCTGGCCAATCTTGATCAACACTGCAGTCGGAGTGAAGCAAATCCCCCAAGACTACAATAACGTCGCCAAAGTTTTGCAACTTACCCGCCAGGAATACTTCTTCAATATTCTCATACCTGCTGCTCTACCTTACATTTTTACAGGCTTGAGAATTGCAATTGGCTTAGCTTGGTTGGCAATCATTGCAGCAGAAATTGTCATGTCTGGTATTGTCGGAATCGGCTTCTTTATCTGGGAAGCCTATCAAAATAACAATGTCAGCGAAGTAATATTGGCTCTAATTTATATCGGCATTGTTGGTCTACTATTAGACAAAATAATGGCTTGGATCGAAACAAGGATTGTACCAGAAGCACAGAAATAG
- a CDS encoding SulP family inorganic anion transporter yields the protein MQLTNTIHFRNLRGDLFGGLTAAIISLPLALAFGVASGAGAVAGLYGAVCVGFFAALFGGTPTLISEPTGPMTVVMTAVVASMVARNPENGLAMAFTVVMLAGIFQIIFGIFKLGKYITLMPYSVISGFMSGIGVILIILQLAPFVGQPAPKGGVLATVQNLPQLLSNINPAEAMLGALTLAIIFLMPSKLKRIVPPQLVALIVGTVVSLTFFQGVDIRRIGEIPMGLPQLQMPVFSAGQITTMFVDGVVLGMLGCIDTLLTAVIADSITRTQHKSDKELIGQGIGNLVSGLCGGLPGAGATMGTVVNIQTGARTALSGLTRAIILLVVLLGAANLTQPIPLAVLAGIALKVGIDILDWSFLKRAHKVSLKATLIMYGVLFLTVFVDLIVAVGVGVFIANILTIERLSNLQAQDVKTVSDADDEIALSQEEKQLLDQANNRVLLFYLSGPMIFGVSKAIAREHTAMEDHDVLILDLSDVPMLGVTASLAIENAIKDAIEKGRHVFIVGATGKIKQRLERLGILNLLPPQNLMMNRLEALKQAVVLVKGSGNSVAANEYRLGGNPTASQGYRTDVDDAAMPQ from the coding sequence ATGCAACTGACTAACACTATCCATTTCAGGAACCTGCGCGGCGATTTGTTCGGTGGTCTAACAGCCGCAATTATCTCGTTGCCGCTAGCACTGGCATTCGGTGTTGCCTCTGGCGCTGGAGCTGTGGCTGGTCTTTACGGTGCGGTTTGCGTCGGCTTTTTCGCAGCGCTATTTGGCGGCACACCCACCCTGATTTCTGAGCCGACAGGACCTATGACCGTCGTGATGACTGCGGTCGTGGCTAGTATGGTGGCGAGAAACCCGGAGAACGGCTTGGCAATGGCGTTTACTGTAGTCATGCTCGCGGGCATCTTTCAAATCATCTTCGGGATATTCAAGTTGGGGAAATACATTACCCTGATGCCCTACAGCGTGATTTCGGGTTTCATGTCTGGAATTGGAGTTATCCTTATCATCTTGCAGCTTGCTCCGTTTGTTGGACAGCCTGCTCCCAAGGGTGGCGTACTGGCTACAGTGCAAAATCTGCCGCAGTTGTTGTCAAACATTAATCCTGCCGAAGCCATGTTGGGAGCGCTGACATTGGCAATCATTTTCTTGATGCCATCTAAACTGAAGCGCATTGTGCCACCGCAACTCGTGGCATTAATAGTAGGAACTGTAGTTTCCCTCACCTTCTTTCAAGGAGTAGATATCCGCCGGATTGGCGAAATTCCGATGGGACTGCCGCAATTGCAGATGCCAGTCTTTAGTGCAGGTCAAATCACTACCATGTTCGTCGATGGTGTGGTTCTGGGAATGCTAGGCTGCATTGATACCTTGCTGACCGCAGTCATTGCCGACAGTATTACTCGCACCCAGCACAAATCCGACAAAGAATTAATTGGTCAAGGTATAGGCAACCTGGTTTCTGGGCTATGTGGTGGATTACCCGGTGCAGGTGCAACCATGGGTACGGTGGTAAATATCCAAACGGGTGCAAGAACAGCTTTATCTGGTCTGACTCGTGCAATCATTCTGCTTGTCGTCCTCTTGGGGGCTGCTAATTTGACCCAGCCCATTCCATTGGCAGTGCTGGCTGGTATTGCTCTCAAGGTGGGGATTGATATTCTGGACTGGAGCTTCCTGAAACGCGCTCATAAAGTGTCTCTGAAGGCAACGCTCATCATGTATGGGGTGTTGTTCCTTACCGTATTTGTTGACCTGATTGTTGCGGTTGGGGTTGGGGTGTTCATTGCCAATATCCTGACGATCGAACGTCTTTCTAACCTCCAGGCGCAGGACGTGAAGACGGTTAGCGATGCCGATGATGAAATTGCACTGAGTCAGGAAGAGAAGCAGTTACTCGACCAAGCCAATAACCGCGTGCTGCTGTTCTACCTCAGTGGACCGATGATTTTTGGAGTGTCCAAAGCGATCGCTCGCGAGCACACAGCAATGGAAGACCATGATGTCCTGATTCTGGATTTGAGTGATGTACCAATGTTAGGCGTGACTGCTTCTTTGGCAATTGAGAATGCGATCAAGGATGCCATTGAGAAAGGTCGTCACGTTTTCATCGTCGGTGCTACTGGCAAGATCAAGCAGCGGTTGGAACGCTTGGGCATTTTGAATCTCTTACCTCCGCAGAACCTGATGATGAATCGGCTAGAGGCACTGAAGCAGGCAGTAGTGTTGGTTAAAGGTTCTGGAAATAGTGTTGCTGCCAACGAGTATCGCTTGGGAGGAAATCCTACTGCTTCCCAGGGGTATCGAACTGATGTAGATGATGCTGCAATGCCGCAGTAA
- a CDS encoding cation:proton antiporter, whose amino-acid sequence MSTITIAWIAFPFFVGFSIYLLPKLDRYLALGVALVSAGYALQLFAERSPLTLQLLDHFGVTLVVDQLSGYFILTNALVTAAVILYCWHSGKTAFFYAQTIILHGSVNAAFVCSDFLSLYVALEVISIAAFLLIAYPRTDRSIWVALRYLFISNTAMLFYLVGAVLVYQAHHSFAFAGLRGAPPEALALIFLGLLTKGGVFVSGLWLPLTHSESETPVSAMLSGIVVKAGVFPLVRCALVLDEVDPIVRIFGVGTALVGVFYAVFEKDTKRMLAFHTVSQLGFILAAPGVGGFYALTHGMVKSALFLIAGVLPSRNLKELQQKPINTAVWVALVIASFSISGFPLLSGFGAKVLTTKNLMPWQAIGMNLAALGTAISFAKFIFLPHGAAQEKAVKPGFWPAVILLLGGLFAANVVYYEAYTIANILKPLAIIGLGWLAYFLIFQRSVLKLPRVLEQFEHLIGVMSLMLILLFWMVLA is encoded by the coding sequence ATGAGTACCATTACGATCGCATGGATCGCATTCCCGTTTTTTGTGGGGTTCAGCATTTATCTGCTCCCCAAACTTGACCGGTACCTCGCACTGGGTGTAGCCCTTGTTTCTGCCGGATATGCGTTGCAGCTATTTGCCGAGCGATCGCCACTGACACTACAGTTACTGGATCATTTCGGCGTCACATTAGTGGTCGATCAGTTAAGCGGCTATTTTATATTAACCAATGCGCTGGTAACAGCTGCGGTCATACTTTACTGTTGGCACAGCGGTAAGACGGCTTTTTTTTATGCCCAGACCATCATTTTGCATGGTAGTGTCAATGCCGCTTTCGTCTGTTCGGACTTTCTCAGTTTATACGTGGCGCTAGAGGTAATCAGTATTGCCGCGTTTCTCTTGATTGCCTATCCTCGGACTGACCGCTCGATTTGGGTTGCCTTACGCTATCTCTTTATCAGCAACACGGCAATGCTTTTTTATCTGGTTGGCGCGGTGCTGGTCTATCAGGCGCATCATTCGTTTGCTTTTGCAGGTTTGCGCGGGGCACCTCCGGAAGCACTTGCCCTCATCTTTCTGGGACTATTGACCAAAGGGGGGGTCTTTGTATCGGGATTGTGGTTACCGTTGACCCACTCCGAATCGGAAACGCCAGTGTCAGCCATGCTGTCGGGAATTGTGGTCAAAGCTGGCGTCTTTCCGCTGGTGCGTTGTGCTCTGGTTTTGGATGAGGTTGATCCGATAGTCAGGATCTTCGGAGTTGGGACGGCACTGGTGGGCGTGTTCTATGCCGTCTTTGAAAAAGATACCAAGCGCATGCTGGCGTTTCATACGGTTTCGCAGTTGGGCTTTATCCTTGCCGCACCTGGAGTAGGTGGCTTTTATGCACTTACCCACGGAATGGTCAAATCAGCGCTCTTTCTGATAGCGGGGGTCTTACCGAGCCGAAACCTCAAGGAACTGCAACAGAAGCCGATCAATACTGCGGTCTGGGTTGCTCTGGTTATCGCTAGCTTCTCAATATCCGGCTTTCCGTTGTTGTCCGGCTTTGGGGCGAAGGTGTTGACGACGAAGAATTTGATGCCCTGGCAAGCGATCGGCATGAACCTTGCGGCTTTGGGAACAGCAATCTCGTTTGCCAAATTCATATTCTTGCCGCATGGAGCGGCACAAGAGAAGGCAGTAAAGCCCGGTTTCTGGCCAGCGGTGATCCTGCTGCTCGGTGGTCTCTTTGCGGCAAACGTTGTGTATTACGAGGCGTATACCATTGCGAATATCTTGAAACCACTCGCCATCATCGGCCTTGGCTGGTTAGCCTATTTTTTGATTTTTCAACGATCCGTACTCAAGCTGCCCCGAGTTTTAGAGCAATTTGAGCATCTGATCGGTGTGATGAGTCTGATGTTGATCCTGCTCTTCTGGATGGTATTGGCATGA